The genomic window CTTAATCAGGCGCGACGAGGTTAAATAGTGACAGACTCTGCAACTGAACCCTCTATTGTCGTAATTGGCTATGGGAGCGAACTGCGCGGTGATGATGCTGTTGGTCAACACATTGCGGCAGCAGTGGCAGAGTGGAACATCCCGAATATAAGGGCGCTTGCGGTACATCAACTAACGCCGGAATTGGCGGCTGTACTTGCAAGCGCCCAATTTGCTATCTTCGCTGACGCCTCCGCCGATCCCCACCAAACTGAAGCTCGAATCGAATCATTAGAATACGAAGGAGCAACCACCACCATCTTTCATTCAGCCACCCCCCAATCGCTCATCGCACTATCCCAATCCGTCTACGACCAATCCCCTCAAGCCTGGCTGGTTTCAGTCCCAACAGACACTTTTGAATTCGGCGCCGAGCTAACTCCTACTGCGCAACATGGCATGGAGACTGCTCTAGAACACATCAAGATTTTAATCTCAGAGCTT from bacterium includes these protein-coding regions:
- a CDS encoding hydrogenase maturation protease, which codes for MTDSATEPSIVVIGYGSELRGDDAVGQHIAAAVAEWNIPNIRALAVHQLTPELAAVLASAQFAIFADASADPHQTEARIESLEYEGATTTIFHSATPQSLIALSQSVYDQSPQAWLVSVPTDTFEFGAELTPTAQHGMETALEHIKILISELLTAR